The window atcttggtatcctgaatatcctgcactaagccccctattttctgtgatttctgctaccaaccacagcagcaaggaatgcggcaagaaggcagctgcctccttagttcagcacTCAAAACAAcaagttagagcttccttttgaACACTCAAACTAGAACACTCAAACAAGTTAGAGTTGATGTGTATTTATCCTTTTTGTCTTGTCTTTTGATCCAGATATCAGCATCATAGGTGAATTAACTAGAAAACTCTACATGTTTTGCTTCAAATAATCTCTCAACTGTACAACCTTCAGTCATTATTGTCTTTCTCATGTTTTTTTAAGGTCGACTTGGGGAATCCATCCTTTGACATAAGGCATTACATCCAGGTGCCTAATTGCTTGAGATAACAAGTCGATGGCAATAAATACCTACTCCCCAAATgatcatttgttctttattggttACTACAGTCAGTCATATGGAGCATGGTTCGCATGAGAGCAACGCCCAACTATAAAGGCGCACCTTTAAACACTGCATTTGGAAATATTAGGGTAACTGTAACTCTCTTGTAAGCCACCAAAAGTTCTTTTAACAAACTGGACGTGAAGCTGAGGCATTGATGGGCAAAACTAAGATCAATTGGCCTTTTAACCCCAAGTAAGTAATACCTACAGGAACCCATAGCAGTTAAAAAAAAGTGTAGGCTGACATCTGAAGGATTTGCaatttaaactaagaaaattagaaaaatttctcactATCACCCAGCTTAAAACCAGGGATACAGACATCTGTAAAGTCAGCATCTTCTTCCtcaattaatttctttattgttcCAGATGCTGTTTGACATATTAGTGCTTTCCTCATATGCTATATTTATCAACAGCTCAAAGAACAGATGTAAAAATAAAATTGGCCTATTTGATGCAATATGTGACGGCAAGAACAGCCCAGGACATCATACCAAATCGGCAGTTTGTAAAAACCTTGATGTCAAAGTTTTTGCTGATACGAGGATACAGTTCCATGCCctgcacaaggaaaaaaaaattgtccACAAACTGTATAAATTGCAGCTACATTGATAGGAAAAATTAGGCTGAAAAGCATTGCCAAGTAATTCATTTGTTCATTATAGAAGGATATTAATACATGAGATACAACTTGCATAATAACAACACATAGCTAGAAAAAACTAGCATGAAGAAAGGCACAAACCAAATGGTTGAGCAAAAGGAAGTCCAACAATATCAACAAGAGGTAAGATCCTCATGTGGTTTTAATGGCAATTATTTAAAAGCAAAGAATAACCTATTCCACCTAAGGTTTCCTCTGCCAAGACCTCATATTAGTGAATATACTTCTCCGTGCAAGAAAATTGAACAAGCAGTGTGAGGCAAGTGTTTATTGTATAGCCAGAAATCAAACTTTACTGATAAAAAGAGGAGAATTTCAATTCTGTCAAGATGCTCTTTTCCCAACAACTTAACATGAATGGAGCTTTAGAGATTGAAAAGTTCATGGAACTGCAGAACTAGCTTGAAAAGCTTAAATAGAGACCAGGCAGGAAAGTATTCCAATGCGCCATATTCAAATTGACTTGTGACATCCCAATTCATTGGGTATTCCTTATAATGAAAGCTAGAATGTGGTTGCCGAAATCAAAGACATCATATTCTAAGCCATGTTTAAAGAGTTTTTACATGTATCTGATATTATATAAGATCCCATCATCATAGTAAAAATAATCCTATTGTTGCAACAGAAGTACATGCATATGTGTATTATAGTTGGCAGTGAGACCAAGGATGTGAGAGAATTTTTTTTCCATGACGATGAATATATGGCAACATTGAATATTGGTGGGCaagtgttttagatttctaaataaATCATTTCATAAGATTTCACATAATGGAAAAAATATTTGAAGGTTTTTTGTGATTCAGTTGGTTCCACAAGTAGATATGGTTAGAAAATATCCTCTGAACTCTTAAGTCAACATATCTTGGATCACGAACAAACACATATAGAGTAGGCAATGaaacatttgaaaataaaatactaatgaagtcacaaataaggttattcATTTTTaccaaacataaatatttaactaattttttttaaggaaattgCATTTTCCAATGCAATTTGATCTCATGGTACTCCTTTTATGACTAAAACCCTCAACACCAAAACATGTTATAGCACAATTCCCCATGGAAATATCTAGAGCATTAACTACTAGTCTTGGGTAGTTATGCTCCCTGGTGTTGGCTAATGATTGAGAGTTAACTATTTAGCAAAATAAATCACAGAGTGATTTTCCTGTTTAAGTCTGTGATCAAGAGCATATATTACTTTCTATACtaaaaaagaaaatgaatgaGGCTACATTGAATTTATGACATTTGACTTTAGCAAATAGACGTGCTTTTTTAATGTTTGTTGAGGATAAACATGCACAGTTAAGAAGCAAAAGAGAATCAATTGGTTAAAGAGACAACCAGAAGAAAGTAAGATTGCTACATATTCTACAAAGTACACTTACATACACAAATATAGTTTAATCTATATGCAGATTGGAGAAATCTCATGTAACCATTAGTACAGAGAATGGAAATGCAAGAATAGAGTGCACCCATGCAAACATAATTGTAATATGTAAAAATAGTGATACATCTGGGAACAAGTAACAGATAAAATCCTTCACTATCAAATATAGCTAATAAAAGTTTAAGCATTGGCACATAACCTGCCATGATTAGGTAACagtgattaaaaaataaatcaacaaatccattgtaatatgttcatttgttttttttttgagatATTTGCAAGGCCCTTGCATACTCCATAGTATCTCAAATTATCAATCAGATGCATTTATCTGATTATTTTATGTGCAATCAATCCAGAAAAAAACAATGACACAACAACTCTGCAAATGATGTCTGGTTAAGAAAGCTCACCCAATAAAAATCAATTATGAAGTTCCCTAATGAACCAGAATCCGAAGAAGATGGTGCCAAATGACCCTTTGGAGAAAAACAATCATCTCAAATTAGGAACAAAGGACAGTAATAACCATAGGAAAAGCTAGATTGAAATTTACAGAAGCTCACTTTCAAGTATAACAAAATGCAGAACACTAAGCTTCCCAGAATAAGTGCTGAATAAATTTCTCCCAGGTGATCATACACGACTGCTGGGTTGAAGATTTCAAACCTTCAAAGATAATTCAAGAAGCACTGGTCATAGTTAAAAGTTAGAAGtatgttaaaataaatataaatacacaTGAATTGCCAACCGATGTCAAAAAATGTGCATACatgtagaggaaaataagagatgcAACTAGGTGTCTATAAACCACTCATCTAACTCCCTGCAGAGAAACAAAATCCTACGTATGCACAACAATACGAAAAAGTATGAAATTAAACCATTTAATTACATACTTGAGGTATGAGTTAAACATAGGAGATCAACAAATTTAGCAATAACAATGGTAATCATCATGGCGACTTATCATTAATACTAACAAAGATTTCCTTTTTCCCTCCACCCCTTACATCTTCAACTCTAATTAATCCAAATACTTGAGAGTTTATGCACTTAACTAACAATATTCAGTCTTTGTCTGCATGACTTTATGCCTCTGTATATGCTTTGTAAACCTTGATCACAAGATAGGACTTTACCATGTGCTATTAAATTTGGAAAAAGTGGCATACTTGTAGCCGTTTAAGTGATATGCtagtatataaaataaaaaagattgcCATTACCTTCAAAACTTACAACAAATAGCAATCAAACCAATCTCTATAGCTTGTGTTTTCCAAAAACAGAAATTGGAaacgagaaagaaaaaaaaccacAAATTTATGTCAGAAACGAAAATTTGCGGGAGGGAAAGACAGGGAGTTTCACCTCGTCGGAttcctccttctcctccaccttctcctccttcttaggCTCCTCTGCAGCTGGGGCGCCGCCCGCGCCGCCGCTACCAGGGGCGGCGACCCCGATGGCAGCCACAGAGCCACAGGAGGGCACAGAAGCGAACTTCTCCCAGCCGGCAGCGATGACTTCCGTTATGTCCTTGCCCTTGACTTCCGCGAGGAAGTGGTTAATCCTCTTATCCTCTGCCTCCGCTCCCACTACAAGCAAGAAACAAGGATCACCGAAatgaaaccaagataaatatgagaggGAAGAGAGTTCGACCTGATTCAAGGATGGATCTGATATCATCGGCGGAGGGGTTGGGGTTGCCGCCGAGGACGACCAGGAGATAAGCCGCCACAATTTTCATCTTCGCTTCGAGATTTGCAGACGACGATGCCGCTGTTGCAAGGTCTCGGACCTCTCGGTGATGAGTGCGTAGAATGAGGTGGGTCGGCTTAATTCCAATTTGTATCTTATCAAAACCCTAGGGTTGGGTCAGCGGAGGGAGGGCAGCGGAATGCAGGAGTAGGGGTGGGAGacgcagcggcggcggcggctagGGGAAAGTTGGTCTTGGCCTTGGAACCACGGAACGCGCGAGCGGCGGAGTCGTAGGCCAGAGCGGCAGACTCGGCCGAGTCGAAGGTTCCGAGCCGCGTCTCCGCTACTACCGCCGCCGGCTCCACCAGAATTCGGCCTTTCTTCATCTGGCCAACAGATCAAcggaatgaaaaggaacaaaagaagggggaagagggagcgAGAAATGGGATCAAAGGAAGAGGAGTGCTAATTTCGCCATGTCGAATTGTTCAAAATTGGGGAGATAAATTGGCTGGTTGCTTCATCCAAGGCGaggagaaacccaaaagaaagggcgctaagaaagtccgccagaattttggttcatagacaccggttttaaaaaccgcggttaaaatcgatgtctattaatgaaaaaaaggcgctcatagacatcggctaaaaaaaccgatgtctatgagcgaaaatctgcgctcatagacaccggtttttggaaaaatcagtgtaaaatactcaaagacatcgatttttgcttaaaactgttgttgttccactgatgtctatgagggtttttcttgtagtgttgtgATTCTTCAGTGTTTTCCCAATGAAAAACTAAGCAAGGAGGGTTCCCTAGATCCGATATGGTCATGCTAGACAACAATGTCGTGTTGGGTACTGGAAGCACCGACATGGCCCTGTCATATCAGCCTGTAACACAACCTGGTTGTGCCCCATTGCATGACCATGTCTAGGTTCACATCGCCTAACACGCCTGGTTGTGCCCGTGGGCATGGCCGTGTTCGCGACCATTAGATTTTGGCATAACCTGGTTGTGCTAGTGGGCACGGTTGTGCCTGGTCATCTAGATCGTGGCACGGTCCGGTCGTGCCCTTGAGCACGACTGTGTTCGAGCGTACAATTTCTAGCACCGTCCGATTGTGCTCAATAGCATGGCCATGTTGCAGCCATCAAAATCCGGCACAATTCGATCATACCCGATAGCAAGGCTCGACCGTGCCTGATGGCAAGACCCGACCGTGCCTAATGGCAAGGCTCAGTCATGCCAGATGACACAACCATGTCATGATGGACGAAATCTAGCATGGTCTAGCCCGTCCCAAAAACCCCTAAACTCTATTTTTTCCAGACCACAAAACGTAATTTTCTCTGAAAAAATGGTAGCGGTTACCATCGTTCTTCATATTATTCACAGAAAAATCATGCTGAAATGGGAAAATTAGGTCATtcttcataataaaaaaaaattgctgCTATCGGCACATGTTTTGACATGTTTTACTTAAATCCTAGGTTTTCTTGCCTAGGATTTTTGACAAATAAACACCATTTTATACTAGCAAAACCTGATCTAGTATAAAACAATAAAATCGATGAAAACCCTAATTGTATCGCTATATAAAATGATGAAACAGCTGTGGCTCTGATGCACTAGATTAGGTTAAGTTTTTCTAAGGTCACAGGAATTCTAGAACATGTATGAACtcacataaagaaaaacaaaacaataAAGATCTAGTTACGTCGAATCTATAGTaggaaaaataaatacataagatAAGATGATAGACTTGAAGAACTTGCTAAcccgaattatatatatatatatatatatatattagcaaGTTCTATACATATAAACCTTCGCATCCAATAACTCAAATCCTCCATATTAACTAGATCACTTaacggattttttttttaatgacacAAATATGCATTCTTACAAATAACACGCAATCTACCAAATAGAGATTAAATCGAATAATAAAACCACATTTTTGATGAAATGAACCCGTACTTGAAGCACCTGGTATCGAAAGCATGTAACTATCTTATGCGGATATACTCATGAGGCCCAAAGGTGATAAGGGAGAAGATGGAGGGCATTTTCATCATTCCACATATTAAGGATTTTGAGTTTACAAGGAGCACTGTTCACAGAGGGGAAAGGGGAGGGTTTTTTGGCTGCCGTTGTCACCAAGCATAGGGGATTCTGATTCGCTGCCAGGTAGAGGCCAGCGATGTCGCCGGTCGCACACGTCACCACTGCCGATCACACACCTCCTCCATCGTCGCTGGTGAGCCCTTCCTCCCCTCCTCTGCTTCCCCTCTCCGCTGCCTCCTCCAACGGCTGTTGGCTCGTCTTGCCACTGCCGACGCCTCTAGCGGGCGTCGACACCTCCTCCAACGGTCATTGGTGCCTCCCTCCACTGCCTCCAGCAGCTGCCGACGCCTCCAGTAGTCGTCGGTGCCTCCCGCCGCTACCTCCAGCAACTGCCGACGCCTCCAACAGTCATCGGTGCCTCCCGTTGCTACCGCCGCTGCCTCCAATAGTCGTCGGTACCTCCAACAGTCGCCGACACCGCCTCTAGCAGGCGTCACCTCCAGCGACAGCCACTACCTCCTCTAGCGGTCACCGTCACCCTCCGGGCAGCCGCCGTTTGAGTGCTCAGGTTTGTCTACTCCGGCCTCTGAGTCGAGATAATGTTCGTCCTGTGAGCCGATGTGGTTCTGGCCATCGAGCCGTTGTATTTCGCTCTTCATACCGCTATTATGATTGGGAGTTACTGGTATTATCCAGCTTGCGTACCGTGCACCGGCCTGCGAGCCACTGTGGTATTCCGGCCTAGGTGCTGCTATCATATTTCGGCCTACGTGTCACGTTTTGTATCCATGCTGCACCAGATACCCTGTCATCACCCCTAGATCCAGCTCCTCAACTGACTCACACTCATTTACCCTGCATGGTCGCGACAACTCGATCAGCATCGCGACCAGCTCACTGATCCATCCGAGGGCGTCCCCCAGGGCAAGAGTACGTTACTGTACTCATCTTGTATTTAGTTAGTTATTCTTCTATTATTCGgctgcttatatattcgtgggacctGCCTCAAGCATCAGGGTACCAGGGATCGGGACAACCTGGTCGCTGGCTATAAGTaccgttgaccagaggacttctgacgacttggtcaacacagaagacagctcaccatccgggttatggagatgcggtcaacattccagccaTATACTTCGGCAGTTCCGTCTTCTCAAATTcccgacaggatcatatttggcaccgtctgtgggaacttcgcctGATCTGGAATGTGAAGATGGGCGATGCCGAAAAATTCTGTCATACTCATGACCTTGGTGAGTTTCGACGAGCATATCATATTCTCCTCATTCCACGGGGATTTGGGAGTCAAGGAATTGAGTCAGATCCTTTGCTGGTCAGTAGGTCAGTTTTCCCATTATGTTTTCTCTTTCAGTCATAGGATCTGCCATAGTTTCCCGATTGAAGACTCCCGTGTCGATCGACCGGGTCTATGCTATACTTGAGCTACAGGCTCAACGTCAAaaactcccgtgccgatcgatcAGGTGTATATTATATTTAAGCCACAGGCTCAATATCGAAGGCTCCCGTGCCAATCGACCGGGTGCATATTATATTTGAGTCACAGGCTCacgtcgaagactcccgtgccgatcgatcGGGTCTATGCTATACTTGAGCAACAGGCTCAACGTTGAAGACTCCCGTACTGATCAGCCGAGTGTATATTATATTTGAGCCACAGGCTCAATGTCGAAGGCTCCCTGTGCTTAGTGGTCAGGTGTATGTTATATTTGAGCCACAGGATCAacgtcgaagactcccgtgccaatcggccgggtgtatattatattTGAACCACATGCTCTATGTTGAAGACTCCCGTGCCAATCGGCCgagtttatattatattagagccacaggctcaatgtcgaagactctcGAGCCGATTGATCGAGTTTGAGttgtattagagccacgtgctctagaagtcgagcggcgactataaacccttgagtcagagactcccgagccgatcggccgagtttgagttatattagagccacgagcTCTAGAAGttgagtgacgactataaaccctagaagtcgagcgacgactataaacccttgagtcagagactcccgagccgatcggccgagtttgagttatattagagccacgagcTCTAGAagtcgaacgacgactataaaccctagaagtcgagcggcgactataaatccttgagtcagagactcccgagccgatcggccaggtttgagttatattagagccatgaGTTttagaagtcgagcggcgactataaaccctagaagtCAAGTGGCGACTATCAACCCTTGAGTTAAAGGCTCCCGTGTCGAGcggccgggtttgagttatattagagccatgaGCTCTAGAAGTCGAGTGACAACTATAAACCCTATAAGTCGAGTGGTGACTATcaacccttgagtcagagactcccaagtcgatcggccgggtttgagttatattagagccacgagctctagaagtcgagcgacgactataaaccctagaagtcaagcggtgactataaacccttgagtcagagacttcCATGCCGAGCGGTCGGGTTtaagttatattagagccacgagctctagaagtcgagtcgcgactataaaccccataagtcgagcagcgactataaacccttgagtcagagactcccaaGCCTACCggatttgagttatattagagccacaagctctagaagtcgagcggcgactataaactcttatctccctcgttcggggtcgaacggtcttcactggtctcggaccagcttatcggatctcatatctcccccgttcagggtcgagcgaTCTTCACTAGTCTCGGACTAGCTTATCagatctcatatctcccccgtttggAGTCGTgcgatcttcactggtctcgaacTAGCTTAACAGATTTCCTTATCTCCCTCGTTCGAGGTCAAGCAATCTCCACGAGTCACAAACTAGCTTATTAGAGCGTCCACCTCCCCCGTTCAAGGTCGAGCTATCTCTAATGATCTTGGGCAGGAGTATCTCCACTGATCTTGGACCATCGCATCGCCACTGGTCTAGGACTGAAGTATCTTCACTGATATCAGACCAAGGTATCTTGCGGGTTCCATGCCCTTCGATCGTATGAGCCTCACACCCACTCGGGACATCAACATTGTGCTTTTCGTTCTCGCGATCCTCTCCCACTCGGCATCATCCCACTCAGTACTACTCAATTGCCAGGACAGCATTTTATAATCGCCCGATCGACATTCTTTGGGCCACTCATTCAGCATTCTCATAGTCGTCCGACCGATATCGCTTAGTCATCCGTTCGGCCACACACTTAAACTACTTGGCCGAACGCTCGACATTCTCTAAATGGTCTGGTCAGAAGTTTATGATCGACTGACCGACGTTCTCCCGGACGCTTGGTCGACACTTTCGTCGTGACCCGATCTTTATCTGTTGACCGTTCGATTAGCCATTCGCTTGTAGTTTCTGACATCCTTGTGATCGCATGGCTGGCATTTTGCGGTCACCCGGTCGACATTTGGCTCGCCCGGTCTCATTTTATGATTATTCAGGTGACGTTTTTTCGGTGGCCCGCTTGGCATTCTCCCGATCCATCGGTTAGCATCTTCTCGGTCGCGCACTCGGTATTGCTTGCCAAGTGTCTCTCTTATCAGTGTCCTTCCGATTGCCCAGTCGACATCCTTCTAATTTCCCAATCGACATCCTCGCGGTCACACGCTCGGCATCCTGCGTGTCACTCGATCGACTATCATTTTACTCGTCACTCACTTGATGTTTTTCCGTTCACTCCGCATCAGTCCAATTATTTCTCGTGGTTCACTCGGCATCGCTACCATCTCTCGTATGACACCATTACTATAGCGACCGCTTG is drawn from Zingiber officinale cultivar Zhangliang chromosome 1B, Zo_v1.1, whole genome shotgun sequence and contains these coding sequences:
- the LOC122025486 gene encoding 60S acidic ribosomal protein P2B-like, with product MKIVAAYLLVVLGGNPNPSADDIRSILESVGAEAEDKRINHFLAEVKGKDITEVIAAGWEKFASVPSCGSVAAIGVAAPGSGGAGGAPAAEEPKKEEKVEEKEESDEGMELYPRISKNFDIKVFTNCRFGMMSWAVLAVTYCIK